From one Streptomyces spiramyceticus genomic stretch:
- a CDS encoding MCE family protein, with protein sequence MSAISTTAQLVKFSIFTVVTVLATAVLAATIVNVSFTPQDTYSAVFSDVTSLEEGDDIRVAGVRVGEVESIRIKDRTLAEVTFSVSRDRPLLTSTGAVIRYRSLVGQRYIALTEGAGDGKRLPDGGQIPLSRTEPALDLNALLNGFKPLFAALSPKDVNQLATEIIRTLQGEGGTVNSLLAHTASLTTTLADRDKLIGSVVDNLNTVLKTVNKRSTRFSDLLAQLQRVISGLSADRKAIGGSLAGINGLAEATSGLLKDTRPPLKTDIAELSELAGTLKDNEKTVEGVLKRLPNKLNKLTGTASYGSWFNFYLCDFDGRIVLPKTSEVITPELHVARARCGR encoded by the coding sequence ATGAGCGCGATTTCGACTACCGCACAACTGGTCAAGTTCAGCATCTTCACCGTCGTGACCGTGCTGGCGACCGCGGTACTCGCGGCCACCATCGTCAATGTCTCCTTCACGCCCCAGGACACCTACAGCGCGGTGTTCAGCGACGTAACGAGCCTGGAGGAGGGCGACGACATCCGGGTCGCCGGGGTACGGGTCGGCGAGGTCGAGTCCATAAGGATCAAGGACCGGACGCTGGCCGAGGTCACCTTCAGCGTCTCGCGCGACCGGCCGCTGCTCACCAGCACCGGTGCCGTCATCCGCTACCGGAGCCTGGTCGGACAGCGGTACATCGCGCTGACGGAAGGCGCCGGGGACGGCAAGCGGCTGCCGGACGGCGGACAGATCCCGCTCTCCCGTACCGAGCCGGCGCTCGACCTCAACGCGCTGCTGAACGGATTCAAGCCGCTGTTCGCGGCATTGAGCCCGAAGGACGTCAACCAGCTCGCCACCGAGATCATCAGGACCCTGCAGGGCGAGGGCGGCACGGTGAACAGCCTGCTCGCGCACACCGCATCCCTCACCACGACGCTCGCGGACCGCGACAAGCTCATCGGTTCGGTGGTCGACAACCTCAACACCGTGCTGAAAACCGTGAACAAGCGCAGCACCCGCTTCTCCGATCTCCTCGCGCAGCTGCAACGGGTGATCTCGGGCCTGTCGGCCGACCGCAAGGCCATCGGCGGCTCACTGGCAGGCATCAACGGCCTCGCAGAGGCCACATCGGGCCTGCTCAAGGACACCCGCCCGCCGCTGAAGACCGACATCGCGGAGCTGTCGGAGCTCGCCGGAACGCTGAAGGACAACGAGAAGACTGTGGAGGGCGTCCTGAAGCGCCTGCCGAACAAGCTCAACAAGCTGACGGGCACCGCCTCGTACGGCTCCTGGTTCAACTTCTACCTGTGCGACTTCGACGGCCGGATCGTGCTGCCGAAGACCTCCGAAGTGATCACACCCGAACTGCACGTGGCGCGGGCGAGGTGTGGCCGGTGA
- a CDS encoding CBS domain-containing protein produces the protein MHARDLAEDYETVGLDTDAMDAARLMAEHRLPALLVVDEHGAPQAILPASQMIKVVVPGYVIEDPTLAAVIDERHADRLCEVLRGRTVQECLPRSAAPPPVAAPDDTALEVAALMAQVRSPLVAVGEKDKQAMHLLGVITASHLLESLLRRIS, from the coding sequence ATGCATGCACGTGACTTGGCCGAGGACTACGAAACCGTCGGCCTCGACACGGACGCGATGGACGCCGCCCGGCTGATGGCCGAACACCGGCTGCCCGCACTGCTCGTCGTCGACGAGCACGGCGCTCCCCAGGCGATCCTGCCCGCGTCCCAGATGATCAAAGTGGTCGTCCCCGGCTATGTGATCGAGGACCCGACGCTGGCGGCGGTCATCGACGAGCGACACGCCGACCGGCTCTGCGAAGTACTGAGGGGACGGACCGTACAGGAGTGTCTGCCCAGGTCGGCGGCCCCGCCGCCGGTGGCGGCACCCGACGACACCGCGCTGGAAGTGGCCGCCCTGATGGCCCAGGTGCGAAGCCCGCTGGTCGCTGTCGGCGAGAAGGACAAGCAGGCTATGCACCTGCTCGGCGTCATCACCGCCTCGCACCTGCTGGAGTCCCTGCTCCGACGCATCAGTTGA
- a CDS encoding MlaE family ABC transporter permease, translated as MSLSPTGALRHSGSLFAMALDVLRTLPRRPFQVREFIQQAWFIASVTILPTALVAIPFGAVIALQIGSLTRQLGAQSFAGAASVLAVLREASPIVTALLIAGAGGTAICADLGARKIREEIDAMQVLGIDPIHRLVVPRVLATMLVAVLLNGLVSVVGVAGGYFFNVVLQNGTPGAYLASFTTLAQLSDLWAAELKALIFGAIAAIVASYKGLNAKGGPKGVGDAVNQSVVITFMLLFVTNFVLTAVYFQLVPQRG; from the coding sequence ATGAGCCTGTCCCCCACCGGAGCACTCAGGCATTCCGGCAGCCTCTTCGCCATGGCGCTGGATGTCCTCAGGACTCTCCCTCGCCGGCCCTTCCAGGTACGTGAGTTCATCCAGCAGGCCTGGTTCATCGCCAGCGTCACCATCCTGCCCACCGCCCTGGTCGCCATCCCGTTCGGCGCCGTCATCGCGCTCCAGATCGGCAGCCTGACCCGGCAGCTCGGCGCCCAGTCCTTCGCCGGCGCCGCCTCGGTCCTGGCAGTCCTCCGCGAGGCGTCCCCCATCGTCACGGCCCTGCTCATCGCCGGGGCCGGCGGCACCGCGATCTGCGCGGACCTCGGGGCGCGCAAGATCCGCGAGGAGATCGACGCCATGCAGGTGCTCGGCATCGACCCGATCCACCGGCTGGTCGTGCCCAGGGTGCTGGCCACGATGCTCGTCGCGGTCCTGCTCAACGGCCTCGTCTCGGTGGTCGGAGTGGCCGGTGGCTACTTCTTCAACGTGGTCCTGCAAAACGGCACACCAGGCGCATATCTGGCCTCCTTCACCACGCTCGCGCAGCTCTCCGACCTCTGGGCGGCCGAGTTGAAGGCACTGATCTTCGGTGCCATCGCCGCGATCGTCGCCTCGTACAAGGGCCTGAACGCCAAGGGCGGGCCGAAGGGCGTCGGCGACGCGGTGAACCAGTCCGTGGTCATCACCTTCATGTTGCTGTTCGTGACGAACTTCGTGCTGACCGCCGTCTACTTCCAACTCGTTCCGCAGAGGGGATAG
- a CDS encoding RNA polymerase sigma factor produces MATTDMHPPHPALPGDELARARWQRMWSHREQLLRVARRRSMSAEDAEDAVQEAMLRAAENPHLDDARLGAWLTTVTMRLCVDRYRQVNREAQVRSSPTLTAPGPVPVDEAVCDRAEAKWLAFQSRELPARQAEALRLKAQDRDVGQVATEMGLSYQAVESLLARARRTLRNSLAGTLGLVLWLCGRSRTQAGGNVQAVAAASTAAATLAVMGLVLPFAYEPDEPRAPRGTTTSEVADATDTARHGTPPASSGRSDHGAADSASPAGSVPPSPGASPSGLLGVLPEVAEVPEVAVPEVPEVPEVPGATVPDVPGVAVPEVAVPEAAAREVVVPEVPVPEVSPSLRTVPGPALPTTGSTPSTSPSTSPLITR; encoded by the coding sequence ATGGCGACGACGGACATGCATCCTCCTCACCCGGCCCTGCCCGGTGACGAACTGGCCCGCGCGCGGTGGCAGCGCATGTGGAGCCACCGCGAGCAGCTGCTCAGAGTTGCCCGCCGCAGGTCCATGAGCGCCGAGGACGCCGAGGACGCCGTCCAGGAAGCGATGCTGCGCGCCGCCGAGAACCCGCATCTCGACGACGCGCGGCTGGGCGCCTGGCTGACGACGGTGACCATGCGCCTGTGCGTCGACCGGTACCGGCAGGTCAATCGCGAGGCGCAGGTACGCAGCAGTCCGACACTCACCGCACCCGGCCCGGTCCCCGTCGACGAGGCGGTGTGCGACCGGGCGGAAGCGAAGTGGCTGGCGTTCCAGAGCCGGGAGCTGCCCGCCCGCCAGGCGGAAGCGCTCCGGCTGAAGGCGCAGGACCGGGATGTCGGTCAGGTCGCCACGGAGATGGGGCTCAGCTACCAGGCGGTCGAGTCGTTGCTGGCCAGGGCCCGGCGCACGCTGCGCAACTCGCTGGCCGGCACGCTCGGGCTCGTCCTGTGGCTGTGCGGGCGCAGCCGGACTCAGGCGGGCGGGAACGTCCAGGCCGTGGCCGCCGCATCCACGGCGGCGGCGACGCTGGCCGTGATGGGTCTGGTCCTTCCCTTCGCGTACGAGCCGGACGAGCCCCGCGCTCCGCGAGGCACCACGACGTCGGAGGTGGCGGACGCGACGGACACGGCGAGGCACGGGACGCCGCCGGCCTCGTCCGGTCGATCCGACCACGGCGCGGCGGACTCCGCTTCCCCGGCCGGCTCAGTGCCGCCGAGCCCGGGGGCCTCGCCGTCCGGGCTGCTCGGGGTGTTGCCGGAGGTGGCGGAGGTGCCCGAGGTGGCCGTGCCCGAGGTTCCCGAGGTGCCGGAGGTGCCTGGGGCGACCGTGCCGGACGTGCCCGGGGTGGCGGTGCCCGAGGTCGCCGTACCCGAGGCGGCCGCGCGCGAGGTCGTCGTACCGGAGGTGCCCGTACCGGAGGTGTCGCCGTCGCTGCGGACGGTGCCCGGCCCCGCGCTGCCCACGACCGGGTCCACGCCCTCGACCTCCCCCTCGACCTCGCCCTTGATTACGCGCTGA
- a CDS encoding MCE family protein, translating to MPIPIPTLTRATKLRLYGIVFLVVITLLLSLTVAVYQQVFTPAVRITLEASALGNQLEPRADVKLRGLLVGEVREVRADGKKATLDIALKPEHVALIPADVHARMLPKTLFGEKYVDLVAPRNPSARHIRAGDVITQDRTKVGIELQRLMNDLLPLLRTVRPADLNATLSAFATALEGRGDRIGANLVRLEGYLRKINPHMPSIKEDISRFADVAEVYSEAAPDLLRILDNTLTTSRTLVEKEDQLASVLTWTATAADTAEGVLDDNGERLITLGRVSRPTLALFARYSPEYPCLLDGLVQQEARAEETFRGGEMRITLEFVHPRPPYKPGEEPRYADRSGPDCRGLPNPGTPAPPTKLNDGTSGTSGASGKSGASRTSGTAAEQRAVASLVAPVMGVPADEVPAVATLLFGPMARGTAVSVV from the coding sequence ATGCCCATACCGATACCGACTCTGACCCGGGCCACGAAACTGCGGCTGTACGGGATCGTCTTCCTCGTCGTCATCACGCTGCTGCTGTCGCTGACCGTCGCCGTCTACCAGCAGGTCTTCACCCCGGCCGTCCGCATCACGCTGGAGGCGAGCGCCCTCGGCAACCAGCTGGAGCCGCGCGCGGACGTCAAGCTGCGCGGCCTGCTGGTCGGCGAGGTCCGCGAGGTGCGCGCCGACGGCAAGAAGGCGACCCTCGACATCGCGCTCAAGCCCGAACATGTCGCGCTCATCCCGGCCGACGTCCATGCCCGGATGCTGCCGAAGACGCTGTTCGGCGAGAAGTACGTCGACCTGGTCGCCCCGCGCAACCCTTCGGCGCGGCACATCCGCGCCGGTGACGTCATCACCCAGGACCGCACCAAGGTCGGCATCGAACTCCAGCGCCTGATGAACGACCTGCTGCCGCTGCTGCGCACCGTACGGCCCGCCGACCTGAACGCCACCCTGTCCGCGTTCGCGACCGCGCTCGAAGGGCGCGGCGACAGGATCGGCGCCAACCTCGTACGCCTGGAGGGCTACCTGCGCAAGATCAACCCGCACATGCCGTCCATCAAGGAGGACATCTCGCGGTTCGCGGATGTGGCGGAGGTGTACAGCGAAGCCGCCCCCGACCTGCTGCGGATCCTGGACAACACGCTCACCACCAGCCGGACTCTGGTCGAGAAGGAGGACCAGCTGGCGTCGGTGCTGACCTGGACGGCGACCGCCGCGGACACCGCGGAAGGCGTGCTCGACGACAACGGCGAACGGCTCATCACTCTGGGCCGCGTATCCCGTCCCACTCTGGCCCTGTTTGCCCGCTACTCGCCGGAGTACCCCTGCCTGCTCGACGGTCTGGTGCAGCAGGAGGCGCGGGCCGAAGAGACGTTCAGGGGCGGGGAGATGCGCATCACGCTCGAATTCGTCCACCCTCGGCCCCCTTACAAACCCGGCGAGGAACCGCGCTATGCCGATCGCTCAGGACCCGACTGCAGAGGTCTGCCGAACCCCGGGACTCCCGCCCCACCGACCAAGCTCAACGACGGTACGTCAGGCACGTCCGGTGCGTCCGGCAAGTCGGGTGCGTCCCGCACTTCCGGCACGGCGGCCGAGCAGCGGGCCGTCGCCTCGCTCGTGGCCCCGGTCATGGGTGTGCCTGCCGACGAGGTGCCCGCTGTCGCGACCCTGCTCTTCGGTCCGATGGCCCGCGGAACGGCGGTGAGCGTCGTATGA
- a CDS encoding TrkH family potassium uptake protein, with translation MAVHMMRVRPSLLAAHPARSVVLGFAFVTLIGAALLALPAATEERAAASFLTALFTSTSAVCVTGLAVVDTGTYWSGFGEGVILALIQIGGFGIMTMASLLGLLVSGRLRLRMQLTAQAETKSLQIGDVRRVLLGVAGSTLVVELAVGAMLALRFRFGYGNTIGDAVYLGFFHAVSAFNNAGFGLHADSLTRYSQDPWVMLPVAAAVILGGIGFPVLLEILRHRNRRRTTGRRNWTLHTRLTLITSATLLVVGTVLTCLLEWGNEETFGPFDWSEKILNGFFHSAMSRTAGFNSLDTGALNASTLLLTCMLMFIGGGSAGTAGGIKVTTFAVLAAAIVAEVRGETNSVVLGRRLAPHVLRQALTVALLGVGLVIAATLAMLSLTKAPFEAVLFEVVSAFATVGLSTGITADLPGLGQLILILLMFMGRLGPITLVSALALRERTRRFELPEERPVIG, from the coding sequence GTGGCGGTACACATGATGCGGGTACGTCCGTCGCTGCTTGCCGCGCATCCGGCTCGCAGCGTCGTACTGGGCTTCGCCTTCGTGACGCTCATCGGCGCGGCATTGCTCGCGCTTCCGGCCGCCACCGAGGAGCGTGCCGCGGCTTCATTCCTGACCGCCCTGTTCACCTCGACCTCCGCGGTGTGCGTGACCGGTCTCGCGGTGGTGGACACCGGGACGTACTGGAGCGGCTTCGGTGAAGGCGTCATCCTCGCGCTGATCCAGATCGGCGGCTTCGGCATCATGACGATGGCGTCGCTTCTCGGCCTGCTCGTCTCCGGCAGGCTCCGGCTCCGGATGCAGTTGACCGCGCAGGCGGAGACGAAGAGCCTGCAAATCGGCGACGTACGCCGGGTGCTGCTCGGCGTCGCCGGGTCCACCCTGGTCGTGGAGCTGGCGGTGGGCGCGATGCTCGCACTCCGATTCCGCTTCGGCTACGGGAACACGATCGGCGACGCCGTGTATCTCGGCTTCTTCCACGCCGTGTCGGCCTTCAACAACGCCGGTTTCGGGCTGCACGCCGACAGCCTCACGCGGTACTCCCAGGATCCCTGGGTGATGCTGCCGGTCGCGGCCGCGGTCATTCTGGGCGGGATCGGGTTCCCCGTGCTCCTCGAAATACTGCGCCACCGCAACCGGCGGCGTACGACGGGACGCCGGAACTGGACCCTGCACACCAGGCTCACTCTGATCACCAGCGCCACCCTGCTGGTCGTCGGCACGGTGCTGACCTGCCTGCTGGAGTGGGGCAACGAAGAGACCTTCGGCCCCTTCGACTGGAGCGAGAAGATCCTTAACGGCTTCTTCCATTCCGCGATGAGCCGCACCGCCGGGTTCAACTCCCTCGACACCGGCGCCCTGAACGCCTCGACGCTGCTGCTGACCTGCATGCTCATGTTCATCGGCGGCGGCAGCGCGGGCACGGCGGGCGGCATCAAGGTCACCACCTTCGCGGTGCTGGCCGCCGCGATCGTCGCCGAGGTGCGCGGCGAGACCAATTCGGTTGTACTGGGCCGCCGCCTCGCTCCGCACGTACTGCGTCAGGCGCTGACCGTGGCCCTGCTCGGGGTGGGGCTCGTGATCGCCGCGACGCTCGCCATGCTGTCGCTGACCAAGGCACCCTTCGAGGCCGTGCTCTTCGAAGTCGTCTCCGCCTTCGCCACTGTCGGTCTTTCCACCGGAATCACCGCGGACCTGCCCGGCCTTGGGCAACTGATCCTCATTCTGCTGATGTTTATGGGCCGTCTTGGCCCGATTACGCTGGTTTCGGCGCTGGCTCTGCGTGAACGGACCCGCCGCTTCGAGCTACCTGAGGAGCGACCCGTCATTGGCTAG
- a CDS encoding ArsB/NhaD family transporter, translating into MNDWQSWAAIVVFIGTYTLIISEKIHRAAAAIGGAALMLAIGATDDRSAFYSEHSGIDWNVIFLLLGMMMIVGVLKKTGMFEYLAIWSVKRARAKPFRVMVMLIVITAIASALLDNVTTVLLIAPVTLLVCERLALPSAPFLIAEVLASNVGGTATLVGDPPNIIIASRAGLTFNDFLVHLAPLCVVLLPVLIALCRFLFRKSFLYDEERAEEVMALEEREAIRDSRLLIQGLIVLVLVVAGFVLHPVLHFEPSVVALLGAGLLIAVSTVRTGEVLAEVEWPTLAFFAGLFIMIGGLIETGVIGEVSESLANVIGEHELGGSMLLLGASAALSGIVDNIPYVATMAPITSDLVESMGGGADHVLWWSLALGADLGGNATAIGASANVVVLGIAERNRQPISFWQFTKYGLVVTAVTVALAAVYVWVRYFGMS; encoded by the coding sequence ATGAACGACTGGCAGAGCTGGGCCGCGATCGTCGTCTTCATCGGCACCTACACCCTGATCATCAGTGAGAAGATCCACCGCGCCGCCGCCGCGATCGGCGGCGCCGCCCTGATGCTGGCGATCGGGGCCACCGACGACAGGTCGGCGTTCTACTCCGAGCACAGCGGCATCGACTGGAACGTCATCTTCCTGCTCCTCGGCATGATGATGATCGTCGGAGTCCTCAAGAAGACCGGCATGTTCGAGTACCTGGCCATCTGGTCGGTCAAGAGAGCCAGGGCCAAACCCTTCCGCGTGATGGTCATGCTGATCGTCATCACCGCGATCGCCTCGGCACTGCTCGACAACGTCACCACGGTCCTGCTGATCGCCCCGGTCACCCTGCTGGTGTGCGAGCGGCTCGCGCTGCCCTCCGCGCCGTTCCTCATCGCCGAGGTCCTGGCCTCCAACGTCGGCGGCACGGCCACGCTCGTCGGCGACCCGCCGAACATCATCATCGCCAGCCGCGCCGGCCTGACCTTCAACGACTTCCTGGTCCACCTCGCACCGCTGTGCGTCGTGCTGCTACCGGTTCTGATCGCGCTGTGCCGCTTCCTCTTCCGTAAGTCTTTCCTGTACGACGAGGAGCGCGCCGAAGAAGTCATGGCGCTGGAGGAGCGCGAAGCGATCCGGGACTCGCGGCTGCTCATCCAGGGCCTGATCGTCCTCGTGCTGGTCGTCGCGGGCTTTGTCCTGCACCCCGTGCTGCACTTCGAACCCAGCGTCGTCGCACTGCTCGGCGCCGGCCTGCTGATCGCCGTCTCCACCGTGCGGACCGGTGAAGTGCTCGCCGAGGTGGAGTGGCCCACCCTCGCTTTCTTCGCAGGCCTGTTCATCATGATCGGCGGCCTGATCGAGACCGGCGTCATCGGTGAGGTCTCCGAGTCCCTCGCGAACGTGATCGGGGAGCACGAGCTGGGCGGCTCCATGCTGCTGCTCGGCGCCTCCGCGGCCCTCTCCGGCATCGTCGACAACATCCCGTACGTCGCGACGATGGCGCCGATCACCAGCGACCTCGTGGAGAGTATGGGCGGCGGCGCGGACCACGTCCTGTGGTGGTCCCTCGCCCTCGGCGCCGACCTCGGCGGCAACGCCACCGCGATCGGTGCCAGCGCCAACGTCGTCGTACTCGGCATCGCCGAACGCAACCGGCAGCCCATCTCCTTCTGGCAGTTCACCAAGTACGGCCTGGTCGTCACGGCCGTGACCGTCGCGCTCGCGGCCGTGTATGTCTGGGTGCGCTACTTCGGCATGTCCTGA
- a CDS encoding lytic transglycosylase domain-containing protein produces MRDKAAPAARPGGGAVPATVLDAYRKSEAALAKSTPLCGLRWQLLAAIGQVESAQARGGAVDAGGTTYSPIIGPQLNGRGFATIRDTDSGAYDGDSSYDHAVGPMQFIPSTWAMWGADGNGDGSADPHNVYDAALAAGHYLCAGGRDLSEPYDFDRAVLSYNRSREYLRIVTSWFAYFTDGHREVPDKKGRTGPRAEPDSPSTRRKEPDSPRPRTGASPSPRPTPAPTPSTPKPTPSPTRDRPSSGPTSAAPAVTLPGTVVELPDDGVLPGAEPGAGPLTSNG; encoded by the coding sequence GTGCGCGACAAGGCCGCTCCGGCCGCGCGTCCGGGTGGCGGAGCCGTGCCCGCCACGGTCCTCGACGCGTACAGGAAGTCGGAGGCGGCGCTCGCGAAGAGCACCCCGCTCTGTGGTCTCCGCTGGCAGCTGCTCGCCGCGATCGGCCAGGTGGAGTCCGCGCAGGCGCGGGGCGGCGCGGTGGACGCGGGCGGTACGACGTACTCGCCCATCATCGGCCCGCAGCTCAACGGCCGCGGTTTCGCCACCATCCGGGACACCGACAGCGGCGCGTACGACGGCGACAGCTCGTACGACCACGCGGTCGGCCCGATGCAGTTCATCCCGTCCACCTGGGCCATGTGGGGCGCCGACGGCAACGGCGACGGAAGCGCCGACCCGCACAACGTCTACGACGCGGCCCTCGCGGCGGGGCATTACCTGTGTGCGGGCGGTCGTGACCTCTCCGAGCCGTACGACTTCGACCGTGCGGTCCTCAGCTACAACCGGTCCCGGGAGTACCTGCGCATCGTCACATCGTGGTTCGCGTACTTCACGGACGGACACAGAGAGGTCCCGGACAAGAAGGGACGCACAGGGCCGCGCGCAGAACCGGACTCCCCCAGCACCCGTCGGAAGGAGCCGGACAGCCCGCGCCCGCGTACCGGCGCGTCGCCCTCTCCCAGGCCCACACCCGCACCTACCCCCTCCACGCCCAAGCCCACGCCCTCACCGACGCGTGACCGTCCGAGCAGCGGTCCGACGTCCGCGGCGCCCGCCGTCACCCTTCCCGGCACCGTGGTCGAGCTGCCGGACGACGGCGTCCTGCCGGGGGCTGAGCCGGGGGCCGGGCCGCTCACCAGCAACGGTTAG
- a CDS encoding MlaE family ABC transporter permease, with protein sequence MTLPNPLKGAGRSLEELGTQLVFYGRSLAWTGRTLRRYKKEVLRLLAEVSFGRGALAVVGGTVGVIAFLSFFTGTEVGLQGYAALNQLGTSNFVAFLSAYFNTREIAPLVAGLALSATVGAGFTAQLGAMRISEETDALEVMGVPSLPFLVTTRMIAGFVAVIPLYVVGLLSSYFAARTITTGYYGQSAGTYDHYFQQYLPPVDVLWSFGKVIVFAVVIILVHCYYGYYASGGPAGVGVAVGRGVRTSIVAINILDFFLSLAIWGANTTVRIAG encoded by the coding sequence ATGACTCTGCCGAATCCGCTGAAAGGTGCCGGACGCTCCCTGGAGGAGCTGGGCACCCAGCTGGTCTTCTACGGGCGTTCCCTCGCCTGGACCGGCCGCACCCTGCGCCGCTACAAGAAGGAAGTCCTGCGCCTGCTCGCCGAAGTCAGCTTCGGCCGTGGCGCCCTGGCCGTCGTCGGCGGCACGGTCGGCGTCATCGCCTTCCTCTCCTTCTTCACCGGCACAGAGGTCGGACTCCAGGGGTACGCCGCGCTGAACCAGCTCGGCACCTCCAACTTCGTGGCGTTCCTCTCCGCGTACTTCAACACCCGCGAGATCGCCCCACTGGTCGCCGGGCTCGCCCTCTCCGCGACCGTCGGCGCGGGCTTCACCGCCCAGCTCGGCGCCATGCGCATCAGCGAGGAGACCGACGCGCTGGAAGTGATGGGCGTCCCGTCGCTGCCCTTCCTGGTCACGACCCGGATGATCGCCGGTTTCGTCGCGGTGATCCCGCTGTACGTCGTCGGGCTGCTCTCCTCGTACTTCGCCGCCCGGACCATCACCACCGGCTATTACGGGCAGTCCGCCGGCACGTACGACCACTACTTCCAGCAGTACCTGCCACCGGTCGACGTCCTGTGGTCCTTCGGCAAGGTCATCGTCTTCGCCGTCGTGATCATCCTGGTCCACTGCTACTACGGCTACTACGCGAGCGGGGGCCCCGCCGGGGTCGGTGTCGCGGTCGGCCGTGGCGTGCGTACGTCCATCGTCGCCATCAACATCCTCGACTTCTTCCTCAGCCTGGCGATCTGGGGCGCCAACACGACCGTACGGATAGCGGGGTAG
- a CDS encoding ABC transporter ATP-binding protein: MGVEICVEGLTKSFGHQVIWQDVSLTLPAGEVSVMLGPSGTGKSVFLKTLVGLLKPDRGSIRIAGKDITELRERDLYEVRKLFGVLFQDGALFGSMNLYDNIAFPLREHTRKPESEVRRIVLEKMDMVGLIGAEDKLPGEISGGMRKRAGLARALVLDPEIILFDEPDSGLDPVRVAYLNQLIVDLNAQIDATFLIVTHDIASARQVPDNIGLLFRRELVMFGPREELLASDEPVVRQFLNGRMQGPIGMAEEKDAAQVEQELAQLDAGDHRGPKGGKGASGAGITPRLLPSPGVTRPPRWQAIAEREERLHQAEAGKAAEAEETAEPAEATERAEATETAEVTETAEVTETVASAEAAEVRDA; encoded by the coding sequence ATGGGTGTCGAGATCTGTGTGGAAGGGTTGACGAAATCCTTCGGCCACCAGGTCATCTGGCAGGACGTCTCACTGACGCTGCCCGCCGGCGAGGTGTCCGTCATGCTCGGCCCCTCGGGTACGGGCAAGTCGGTGTTCCTCAAGACGCTCGTCGGCCTGCTGAAGCCGGACCGGGGTTCGATCCGGATCGCCGGGAAGGACATCACCGAACTCCGCGAACGCGACCTGTACGAGGTGCGCAAGCTCTTCGGTGTGCTGTTCCAGGACGGCGCGCTGTTCGGTTCGATGAATCTGTACGACAACATCGCTTTCCCGCTGCGCGAGCACACCCGTAAGCCGGAGAGCGAGGTCAGGCGGATCGTCCTCGAAAAGATGGACATGGTCGGCCTGATCGGCGCCGAGGACAAGCTGCCCGGCGAGATATCCGGCGGCATGCGCAAGCGGGCCGGGCTGGCGCGGGCGCTGGTGCTCGACCCGGAGATCATTCTGTTCGACGAGCCGGACTCGGGGCTCGACCCGGTGCGCGTGGCCTATCTCAACCAGCTCATCGTGGACCTGAACGCGCAGATCGACGCGACTTTCCTGATCGTCACCCACGACATCGCGTCCGCCCGGCAGGTCCCGGACAACATCGGGCTGCTGTTCCGGCGCGAGCTGGTGATGTTCGGCCCCCGCGAGGAGCTGCTCGCGAGCGACGAGCCGGTCGTACGGCAGTTCCTCAACGGCCGTATGCAGGGCCCGATCGGCATGGCGGAGGAGAAGGACGCCGCCCAGGTCGAGCAGGAGCTCGCCCAGCTCGACGCCGGTGACCACCGCGGACCGAAGGGCGGCAAGGGGGCCTCCGGGGCGGGCATCACCCCGCGCCTGCTGCCCAGCCCCGGTGTCACCCGCCCGCCCCGGTGGCAGGCGATCGCCGAACGGGAGGAGCGGCTCCACCAGGCGGAGGCCGGGAAGGCCGCAGAAGCCGAGGAGACAGCGGAGCCCGCGGAGGCCACAGAGAGGGCAGAGGCCACAGAAACCGCAGAGGTCACAGAAACCGCAGAGGTCACAGAAACCGTGGCCTCCGCAGAAGCGGCGGAGGTGAGGGACGCATGA